The Raphanus sativus cultivar WK10039 chromosome 2, ASM80110v3, whole genome shotgun sequence genome includes a region encoding these proteins:
- the LOC108823991 gene encoding 14 kDa proline-rich protein DC2.15, with translation MALKDSLALFLLFNILFFTLTTATRSTNCPPPPRKHNKHKPSPPSTPTTTGACPKDALKLGVCVDALNLLNDVTLGTPPVTPCCNLIRGLVDLEAAVCLCTALNASVLGIKLNLPINLSLLLNVCKRKSPAGFQCP, from the coding sequence ATGGCTCTTAAAGACTCTCTTGctctcttccttctcttcaACATCCTTTTCTTCACCCTCACTACAGCCACCCGAAGTACCAATTGTCCTCCTCCACCACGCAAACACAACAAACACAAACCTAGCCCACCATCTACACCAACCACCACGGGAGCTTGCCCTAAAGACGCCTTAAAGCTTGGTGTTTGTGTTGACGCCCTAAACTTGTTGAACGATGTGACTCTCGGAACTCCTCCTGTGACTCCATGTTGTAACCTCATCAGGGGTTTGGTCGATCTTGAAGCTGCGGTTTGTCTTTGCACTGCCCTCAACGCTAGCGTTCTTGGCATCAAACTTAACCTTCCCATCAACCTAAGTTTGCTTCTCAATGTGTGCAAAAGAAAGTCCCCAGCTGGCTTCCAATGCCCTTAA